A genomic stretch from Thermostichus vulcanus str. 'Rupite' includes:
- the treY gene encoding malto-oligosyltrehalose synthase: MRIPTSTYRIQFHAGFDFEAARQIVPYLKALGISDLYASPIFQARKGSTHGYDVVDPGQINPELGGGEKFEELWEALNQQQMGWVQDIVPNHMAYDGQNHMLMDVLESGPNSDFIDYFDVNWNHSYLGIQGRILAPFLGDFYDKCLESGQIQLRYDADGLSINYYTLRFPLNIDTYADVFTYNLGKLRRKLGRSHPDYIKLLGILFSLRFIPSKEDLLERTDQINFAKHSLWELYTSSQPVQNFFDENIATFNGKPGDPSSFDLLDSLLARQNFRISFWKVGAEEINYRRFFTINELISLRIEDREVFRKTHQLILKLVEQGRFTGLRIDHIDGLFDPEEYLHRLRERCSETYIVVEKILESEEKLPQQWPVQGTTGYDFLNKMNGLFCQEQNVDAFDSLYHNFTRLQQLPEQVIEEKKRLIIERNLSGDMDNLAFLLKQITSHHRYANDFTLYSLRRALVEVLVCFPVYRVYIREGILDATGQEIIRQAVEQAKENLPILVNELNFIQRFLCLEFLDNLSEQEKNEQIYFAMRLQQLAGPLMAKGVEDTAFYVYNRLLSLNEVGGDPCRFGVSVQEFHRFNQERAAHWPLAMNASATHDTKRGEDTRARLNVLSEIPAEWERNIKLWHELNINYKVRSKNFKRSELPDRNDEYFLYQTLLGSYPFQQEEVPQFVQRVKDYLIKAVREAKVHTAWLRPDTDYEEATTSFIEQILQAPNPFLESFLPFQRKIAHFGIFNSLSQTLVKLTSPGIPDIYQGTELWDLSMVDPDNRRPVDFSRRMAYLEEIQRRAKQEPRGLIEDLLLHRSDGRIKLFLLHQVLKIRQKQPQLFHEGGYTPIQVSGSHQEHVVAFARHHGKQVLITVVPRLLTQLIDETQDPCGEAIWKDTHIHLPRWKRVEWVNGLSEEEISAGEDIPIGAILKTFPVALLCGQSR; the protein is encoded by the coding sequence ATGCGGATCCCTACTTCCACCTATCGCATCCAGTTCCATGCTGGGTTTGACTTCGAGGCAGCACGGCAGATTGTTCCCTATCTGAAAGCCTTGGGCATTTCTGATCTCTATGCCTCCCCCATTTTTCAAGCCCGCAAGGGCAGTACCCATGGTTACGACGTGGTGGATCCCGGCCAAATCAATCCAGAGTTGGGAGGTGGCGAGAAGTTTGAGGAACTCTGGGAGGCTCTGAACCAACAGCAAATGGGTTGGGTGCAGGATATTGTGCCTAACCATATGGCTTATGATGGCCAAAATCACATGTTGATGGATGTTTTAGAGAGTGGCCCAAACTCAGATTTTATTGATTATTTCGATGTGAATTGGAACCATTCCTACTTAGGGATCCAAGGTAGAATACTGGCACCTTTTCTGGGGGACTTTTATGATAAATGTCTAGAATCCGGTCAAATTCAACTGCGCTATGACGCCGATGGCTTAAGTATCAACTACTATACCCTAAGATTTCCTCTTAACATCGATACCTATGCAGATGTCTTTACCTACAATCTGGGCAAACTACGTCGAAAGCTAGGTCGTAGCCATCCAGATTATATCAAACTACTTGGGATTTTGTTTAGCCTACGGTTTATTCCCAGCAAAGAAGATCTCCTGGAGCGCACAGATCAAATAAACTTTGCTAAACATTCTCTCTGGGAACTCTACACATCTAGTCAACCGGTTCAAAATTTCTTTGATGAGAATATTGCCACCTTTAACGGTAAGCCAGGAGATCCCTCAAGCTTTGATCTGTTGGATAGCCTCTTGGCTCGACAAAACTTCCGCATCTCGTTCTGGAAGGTGGGAGCCGAGGAAATTAACTACCGCCGATTTTTTACCATCAATGAACTGATCTCACTACGGATAGAAGATCGAGAGGTATTTCGTAAAACCCATCAGCTCATCCTAAAACTAGTAGAGCAAGGTCGATTCACAGGTCTACGTATTGACCACATTGATGGCTTGTTTGACCCAGAGGAATATCTGCATCGACTGCGGGAACGCTGCTCAGAAACTTACATTGTAGTAGAAAAAATTCTCGAGTCTGAGGAGAAGCTGCCTCAACAGTGGCCCGTTCAGGGTACGACAGGCTATGATTTTCTGAATAAAATGAACGGTCTCTTTTGTCAGGAGCAAAATGTAGATGCTTTTGACAGCCTTTACCATAACTTTACGAGGTTACAACAGTTGCCAGAGCAGGTCATTGAAGAGAAAAAACGTCTCATTATTGAGCGTAACCTATCCGGTGACATGGATAATTTAGCTTTCCTGCTCAAGCAGATCACTAGCCATCACCGCTACGCCAATGACTTTACTCTCTACAGTTTGCGTCGGGCTTTGGTGGAGGTGTTGGTGTGTTTTCCGGTTTATCGAGTTTATATCCGTGAAGGCATCCTTGATGCTACAGGCCAAGAGATCATTCGCCAAGCGGTAGAACAGGCCAAGGAAAATTTACCTATCTTGGTAAACGAACTGAACTTTATTCAGCGCTTTCTCTGTCTCGAGTTTCTGGATAATTTATCAGAGCAAGAAAAAAATGAACAAATATATTTTGCCATGCGCCTGCAACAGTTGGCTGGTCCTCTCATGGCTAAAGGGGTAGAAGATACTGCCTTTTATGTATACAATCGCTTGCTATCTCTTAATGAAGTGGGCGGGGATCCCTGTCGATTTGGTGTTTCGGTGCAGGAGTTCCATCGTTTTAACCAAGAACGTGCAGCTCACTGGCCTCTGGCCATGAACGCTTCCGCTACTCACGATACTAAGCGTGGCGAAGATACACGGGCTCGTCTAAATGTCCTTTCAGAAATCCCAGCTGAGTGGGAGAGAAACATTAAACTCTGGCATGAACTCAATATCAACTACAAAGTTCGTAGCAAAAATTTTAAGCGCTCAGAATTACCGGATCGTAACGATGAATATTTTCTCTATCAAACTCTACTGGGATCCTATCCCTTTCAACAGGAAGAGGTACCACAGTTTGTGCAACGGGTGAAGGACTATTTGATCAAAGCAGTGCGAGAAGCCAAGGTTCATACCGCCTGGTTAAGACCAGATACAGACTATGAAGAGGCGACAACCTCTTTTATTGAGCAAATCCTGCAGGCTCCAAACCCCTTTCTAGAGTCTTTTCTACCCTTTCAGCGCAAAATCGCCCATTTCGGTATCTTTAATTCTCTCTCCCAAACCCTTGTTAAACTTACCAGCCCTGGAATCCCAGATATTTATCAAGGTACAGAACTGTGGGATTTAAGCATGGTGGATCCGGATAACCGCCGACCTGTCGATTTTTCTCGCCGCATGGCTTATCTTGAGGAGATTCAGCGACGTGCCAAGCAAGAACCTAGAGGACTGATAGAAGATTTATTGCTGCATCGAAGCGATGGACGTATTAAATTATTTTTGTTGCATCAAGTTCTAAAAATACGTCAGAAACAGCCACAACTCTTTCATGAAGGTGGGTACACACCCATACAGGTAAGTGGATCCCATCAGGAGCATGTAGTAGCGTTTGCCCGTCATCACGGTAAGCAAGTGTTAATCACAGTCGTACCGCGTTTGTTAACGCAATTAATTGATGAAACCCAGGATCCATGTGGAGAAGCGATTTGGAAAGATACCCACATCCATTTGCCTCGATGGAAACGAGTGGAGTGGGTAAATGGACTCAGTGAAGAAGAAATCTCTGCAGGGGAGGACATACCTATTGGGGCGATCTTAAAGACTTTCCCAGTAGCTCTACTGTGCGGTCAGTCCCGTTAG
- a CDS encoding M48 family metallopeptidase translates to MRPMQREPHILLGLRADQFRHPVDLQATRSLQQLPGLGLLIQNLLGSTAEQVFYLDNIASSIQINEHQLPEIHQLLVQACRILDLEVPQLYVRQNPVPNAYTFAMQGKKPFIVLHSSLLDLLEPPEIQAVLAHELGHLKCNHGVYLTMANILMLSTSLIPFGGLFYQALQDQLMHWVRCAEFTCDRAALLVTQEAKTVISVLMKLCGGSPQLAAKLNVDAFLEQARTYDELDDDLWQVELKQMQNVGRTHPLPVLRAREIDRWFRSNTYQQILELHG, encoded by the coding sequence ATGCGGCCAATGCAACGAGAACCTCATATCCTGTTGGGCCTACGGGCAGATCAGTTTCGTCATCCTGTCGATTTGCAAGCGACCCGCTCCCTACAACAGCTGCCAGGACTGGGCTTGCTGATTCAAAATCTCTTAGGTTCGACTGCGGAACAGGTATTTTATCTGGATAACATTGCCTCCAGTATTCAAATTAACGAGCATCAGTTACCAGAAATCCACCAGCTTTTGGTGCAAGCTTGCCGTATTTTGGATTTGGAAGTTCCCCAACTATATGTGCGGCAAAACCCTGTTCCTAATGCCTATACCTTTGCCATGCAGGGGAAGAAGCCTTTCATCGTTTTACACAGTTCGCTTCTGGATTTGCTGGAGCCACCTGAGATCCAGGCTGTTCTAGCCCATGAGCTAGGTCACCTGAAATGTAATCACGGTGTCTACCTGACGATGGCTAACATCTTGATGCTTTCCACCAGTTTGATTCCCTTTGGCGGGTTGTTTTACCAGGCCTTGCAAGACCAACTGATGCACTGGGTTCGTTGTGCGGAATTTACCTGTGACCGGGCCGCTTTGCTGGTGACACAGGAAGCCAAGACAGTGATTTCGGTGTTGATGAAACTGTGTGGGGGATCCCCGCAATTGGCAGCAAAGCTGAATGTAGATGCGTTTCTGGAACAAGCCCGCACCTATGACGAGCTGGATGACGATCTCTGGCAGGTGGAACTGAAGCAAATGCAAAATGTCGGGCGCACCCATCCCCTGCCGGTGCTACGGGCACGAGAGATCGATCGTTGGTTTCGCAGCAATACCTATCAACAAATTTTGGAGTTGCATGGCTAA
- a CDS encoding glycosyltransferase family 2 protein, with amino-acid sequence MYLMLQPIKVVELELTQHLPELLGLEKYGSIQALVRFQGIPLTYLKIPVNRGNCSPAEIRNALLQHPDLNSDEIEQLLLNPISYRKASESILLQKDDIIHNYRFNTDGLQVRDPWSSVTVAICTRDRPEELKQCLESLLKLDYPSLEILVVDNAPSSSETQELIRCHYPQVRYIQEPQPGLSSARNCAIRETTTEILAFTDDDVIVDKNWVRELSQVFQLYPEVMAVTGLIAPYELETEAQILFERRNGFGRGFQRTWVQVNTPPGKSIADTWFLTAKWGAGANMAFRRHFFIQEGGFTLSLGAGSPGQGGEDLEMFFRVLKCRYALVYEPRALVWHRHRRRTDQLKKQMLSYGIGSSFYCIYCAKTYPEERWAILRKWFYLIWSWHLRRLLRAFVRNEDFPRLFIFIEFLGVWLGLWQSLNILFQER; translated from the coding sequence ATGTATCTCATGCTTCAACCTATAAAAGTAGTCGAATTAGAACTTACTCAACACCTTCCAGAGCTACTGGGCTTAGAGAAGTATGGCTCAATACAGGCATTAGTGCGTTTTCAGGGGATCCCTCTTACCTACCTGAAAATTCCCGTCAATAGAGGAAACTGTTCACCAGCTGAAATAAGGAATGCGTTACTTCAACACCCTGACTTAAATTCGGATGAGATAGAGCAGTTGTTGCTGAATCCGATCTCTTACAGGAAGGCTAGTGAGTCAATTTTACTGCAAAAAGACGACATCATTCATAACTATAGATTCAATACCGACGGCCTCCAGGTACGGGATCCTTGGTCAAGCGTAACTGTAGCAATTTGCACCCGAGATCGCCCAGAAGAACTAAAACAATGTTTAGAGTCTTTGTTGAAACTAGATTATCCTTCTCTAGAGATTTTAGTTGTCGATAACGCTCCAAGTAGTAGTGAAACGCAAGAGTTAATACGATGTCATTACCCACAAGTTCGTTACATTCAAGAACCTCAGCCTGGCCTTTCATCCGCTCGAAATTGTGCCATTCGTGAGACCACTACTGAAATTCTTGCCTTTACAGATGATGATGTTATAGTCGATAAGAACTGGGTGCGCGAATTGTCTCAGGTGTTCCAGTTGTACCCAGAAGTGATGGCAGTTACAGGATTAATTGCTCCCTATGAACTGGAGACGGAAGCACAAATTCTATTCGAAAGGCGAAATGGTTTTGGGAGAGGATTTCAGCGAACATGGGTTCAAGTAAACACTCCTCCTGGAAAATCAATAGCAGACACATGGTTTTTAACTGCAAAATGGGGGGCTGGTGCAAATATGGCATTTCGTCGTCATTTTTTTATTCAAGAAGGGGGATTTACACTTTCATTGGGTGCCGGGTCTCCCGGACAAGGAGGGGAGGATCTTGAGATGTTCTTTAGGGTGCTTAAATGTAGATATGCTTTGGTTTATGAACCAAGAGCCCTAGTTTGGCATCGTCACCGAAGACGAACTGATCAACTAAAAAAGCAAATGCTTAGCTATGGAATTGGTTCATCTTTTTATTGTATTTATTGTGCTAAGACCTATCCTGAAGAGCGATGGGCAATCTTGAGGAAATGGTTTTATTTAATATGGAGTTGGCATTTGCGCCGACTCTTGAGAGCTTTTGTTCGAAATGAAGATTTTCCCAGGCTGTTTATCTTTATTGAGTTCTTAGGAGTATGGTTAGGGCTTTGGCAGTCTCTTAATATTCTTTTTCAGGAAAGGTGA
- a CDS encoding PfkB family carbohydrate kinase, with product MDQFPNRAVLGGAPFNVAWNLKGLGAEPIFLSRIGQDAAGEQVWAAMHRQGLSSIALQRDPTHPTGAVQVELDGQGIPSYRILANQAYDYIELDAEQLRTLRPSLLYRGSLAARTEAAHRRIQILIQALNCPVFLDLNLRDPWWNPGRIREMIRSCDWLKLNQEELVQVANLEGIPAENPLDQAQTLRENLNLNKIFLTLGAAGARLITSTHIHRVDPVPVPQMVDTVGAGDAFSAVVILGLLQGWSEVALLERAVMFAAAVCGIRGGTPQDPEFYLPFRREWGLGVGAPAE from the coding sequence TTGGATCAGTTTCCCAACCGGGCGGTGTTGGGGGGCGCGCCCTTTAATGTGGCCTGGAATCTGAAAGGCTTGGGAGCCGAGCCAATTTTCCTCAGTCGTATCGGTCAAGACGCTGCCGGAGAGCAGGTGTGGGCAGCCATGCACCGGCAGGGATTGAGTAGCATCGCCCTACAACGGGATCCCACCCATCCCACCGGCGCAGTTCAGGTGGAGCTGGATGGGCAAGGGATCCCTTCTTATCGGATCCTGGCCAACCAAGCCTACGATTACATTGAGCTGGATGCGGAACAGCTGCGAACCTTAAGGCCCAGCTTACTGTATCGAGGCAGCTTGGCTGCTCGCACAGAAGCCGCCCATCGACGGATTCAGATCCTGATCCAAGCGCTGAATTGCCCTGTCTTTCTGGATCTGAACTTGCGGGATCCCTGGTGGAACCCAGGGCGGATCCGGGAAATGATCCGCAGCTGTGATTGGCTGAAACTCAACCAAGAGGAATTGGTGCAAGTGGCCAATTTGGAAGGGATCCCTGCTGAAAATCCGCTTGACCAGGCTCAGACCTTACGGGAGAACCTGAACCTGAACAAGATTTTCCTCACCCTTGGAGCAGCCGGTGCGAGGCTGATCACCTCCACGCATATCCATCGGGTAGATCCGGTACCCGTCCCTCAAATGGTGGATACGGTTGGGGCTGGGGATGCCTTTAGTGCCGTGGTGATTCTGGGGTTACTGCAGGGATGGTCTGAGGTGGCTCTGTTGGAGCGGGCGGTGATGTTTGCCGCTGCGGTGTGTGGGATCCGGGGGGGGACACCTCAGGATCCCGAGTTTTATCTGCCGTTTCGGCGGGAGTGGGGATTGGGAGTGGGGGCACCTGCAGAGTAA
- a CDS encoding FkbM family methyltransferase — protein MQDRLEVSKVNDLIFDIGMHKGEDTDFYLKRGFRVIAFEANPDMIAFCERRFDHFLANGKLIIVGGAIIGSKDLIPGQETVKFYKNNSLSVWGTVCTDWAERNIHRGTTSTVVEVPVINFTSIIQKYGMPHYMKIDIEGCDIICIEALKQFQVVPDYISLESSKTSFSQIKEEVEMLSELGYLSFQAVEQSSIPHTQKWIGEYMEHTFEEGSSGLFGADLPNCWKTKDEILSQYRVVSLGYKLLGDFGLLNSWKFPGSFLFRGVTRRAIQFLTKAPVPGWYDTHAALALPATDRIRR, from the coding sequence ATGCAAGATCGATTAGAAGTCTCAAAGGTTAATGATCTAATTTTCGATATCGGCATGCATAAAGGAGAAGATACTGACTTTTACTTAAAAAGAGGATTCCGAGTCATTGCCTTCGAGGCTAATCCCGATATGATTGCTTTTTGCGAGCGGCGTTTCGATCATTTTCTAGCGAATGGAAAATTAATCATAGTTGGTGGCGCAATAATAGGGTCAAAGGATCTTATTCCAGGACAAGAAACTGTTAAATTTTATAAGAATAATTCTCTTTCAGTTTGGGGTACTGTTTGTACAGACTGGGCGGAAAGAAATATTCATCGAGGGACAACGAGTACAGTTGTAGAAGTTCCCGTTATAAACTTTACGAGTATTATTCAAAAATATGGAATGCCTCACTACATGAAAATTGATATTGAGGGTTGCGATATTATTTGTATTGAAGCACTTAAGCAGTTCCAAGTGGTTCCTGACTATATTTCCCTTGAGTCCTCTAAAACCTCCTTTTCACAGATTAAAGAAGAGGTCGAAATGCTGTCAGAATTAGGCTATCTTTCTTTTCAAGCAGTAGAACAATCCTCTATACCCCATACTCAAAAATGGATAGGTGAATACATGGAGCATACCTTTGAAGAAGGCTCGTCAGGACTTTTTGGGGCTGATCTTCCAAATTGCTGGAAAACCAAGGACGAAATTCTCTCGCAATATAGAGTTGTATCGCTTGGATATAAGCTTCTAGGAGACTTTGGTCTATTAAATTCCTGGAAATTTCCCGGTTCTTTTTTATTTAGAGGGGTGACTCGAAGGGCTATTCAATTTTTAACCAAGGCACCCGTTCCAGGATGGTATGATACACACGCAGCACTTGCCTTACCTGCAACTGATAGGATCCGCAGGTAG